AATGAAAGCAGTGCCTGATTTTAGATTCACCATGCAATAAACGAAGTGTCTGGTGTTGGAGGTACAGAAAGGTGAAATTTAAACTGTTCTGTGGAGTTTGGAGCTGTAGTGCAAACACTTTTGAActtgagttataggagtttaaaatgaTGCCTCATTTACGTCCATGACGTTAGTGAgcatgaacagccaatgagctgcgcctctcgccaaccaatcagcagcaCTCAGTCATGGTAATGTTAGCATCATGCTGCCCaaacccatttgctgtagaaaaaaggaaacatacaggtcagttttctttgctttgtaTACTTTTACTctctgaaatgaaagaaaagttgTGGGCAAGTGAATAGAAActattttcatgtttcatttttggccattgAGCTGAATTTTCTCCCATTTGTTGAAGACTTGCTTGTGGGTACCCTCTGGCATTTTGCAGTCagtgtttttgatataatgggggaaataggaagtggccaggcacCTCATAAACCGGCCCtggatctactgttattccgACAGCCTCAGGCATCAAAtatagtgaatatttgcaaaaaacaaagttttttttaaaatgtttgaacattaaatatcttgtctttgtattgtattcaattgaatataggttgaaaagcattagcaaatcatcgtattttgtttttatttatgttttacacaacgtcccaacttcattggtaTTGGGGTTGTACAAGACAGCTTGGCTGTCATTATATCGCCCCTTGTTGTTACACTCACAATGCAGCTCGCGTTGTGTTATTAAATGTGACGTAACACATTTTTGATTGCAACTACGTGCAAAACCTTGTCCGCGTGGCTCGAAACCTCTGCGTTCACATCCTTGTGTGAAGTATGTTTCGGCTGTTAGCGGCACaacagatggaaaaagaaaccaTAACTGGCCTCATGAGTCCAGAGCACCATTTGGCTTGACCATGGAAAAGAGGCCATTGATTCCCAGTTAATGTCATAAATTATTAATGCTACTAATTTTAAgcattttcttttgctttatcTTACAAATCATGCATAGCATCCATGATTGTAGCCCCCTCATTTGGAACCGCTGACTGAACAGCGGTCATTCTACCAAACTCATCTAAAATTCAGAACAGCTCAAAACATGTTTCAGAGCCTTTACTGACTTTGCGTGACCATAACTTTAATTATGcattttgcattattaaaataaatgattcagCGTGATTTCATttcatccacaccaaactgtaatatttttcattaaaacacaggTTCATGTATTCATACATTAGCGTACATAAGAAAATGCATTATATGGACTCTTTACTCTGGATCCAGGATAGCAATCTGTGACTGGTTTGTCATTGACCTAATATCGGCATATCTGACTGTAAACAGCGCTGTCCCTTTTGTCCTGTGAGCAGGTGGACCACGCTAAGACCCTTCACTACGTGGGAGCGGGTGTGGCGTTTCCTGCTGGTATGGTGTTCGTGTGCCTGCAGTGTGTGTTGACCTACCGGGTGGCCGTCACTGCCCTCGACTACTGGATGGCCCATGTTCGGGTTGCTCTCGCTGCTGGATCCCTGGTGTCTCTCGTCCTCAGTATCCTTCTAAAACTGAGATCTTGAACTGATCTAAATCTAatttagactttttttccaCTCATTCAGAGTGTAATTGATCAACTTTGGGCATGTTTTATGCCAGAACTTTGCTCTATAGAAATGAGCAAGAGGACATTGGATAGCTAAaggcagtagtagcagccattTTTATAGCTAACAGTATGTTATACAGGGGCAGGTGTTCAGTGATTTAGAGAAGGTTGGGTTTCTGAAGGCTGAAGAACATGAAGGCTGAAGAacatgagctttttttttttcttatgggTCCACAACCGtgagcaaaaaaacaacaaaaaaagtgtcTCAGTCTGTAAAAATGATGTAGATCGCAGGATTAAATATAACTCAAAAGCTGATAAAATTTCCAGTTTTGAGTTTTCCACCCTCTTCATTACTTCCAGCTACATTTAAATAAGTAGAGGAACTCCATCTTTTCTAGGACTTTTGGCCTCTGTTTGGCCGGTGTTATTGAAATATCAAATTTCAGAAGTCAGAcaccacccttcattcatttagatTCCAGTAAAAAAAGTTCAAGTTAAGattagagaagagaagattagATAAGCTGATCCACTTGGTTAAGGAAGGTCGaagttaaagtaaaaataaatagaaaagaattgaatgtgtttggaatggcttggactgtgagaagtacaaaaaacaaccaacttctaagactgaactttgaaggtgtgaaaaaatataatcGCAGATTTCGTTGAAAAACAAAGTGAATATCCTGacaagaatagaagctgtaagaGAGGTGAAGAGtcgacacactaaatactgaaaacgaTTATATTATGTACAGTTTCTGTTAAAGGCATGTTTTCGGGTTTTGTTCCCGACATCGAACAGTGAATAACTTGtaattaatggccattttgactggaaagtaaataaacaaagggtggtctTGGAGTCCTGGACAGTGCAGTACATGTAATTAAAACCTGATAAAATACTTGTTATAATCATTTTTGTGATTGTAACCTTGAAGTTTATGCTGAGTAGAAACAGGGACAGCAGAAGCGACTTTAGTTGGTAACTGTGGAAGAAGAGAAGATGCTAATGGGTGGGAGTAGATGGATAATTAACCAGTCTGTCCATGAATAAAGCATGAGTTTTCTTCTTGGCATGGAGCCTTCAGAGAGCAGCTGCACATACTGAGGTTCATGATGGCAGCTCTGATAGTAGGTGCTGTGAGCAACAGTTCATATATATGCAGAATTGTCTTTTGAGGGTAGTTTGTAGATGGCAGTAATTTTATTGCAGTAAAAGGATTCacattattattcataattaATTGAGGCATGTTTAGGCCTTTTTAAAGCATCCGTTTGGCAATAAACCAGGTTTACacagtttcctccctttcaccAAAATGTAGTGAGTGAGCCAAGACCACCATGTTCGGTGTCTATGGTTTACTTCTTCCTTGCACTGAttctatgaggctaatgtgtCTAATAAGTAACAGAAGCTTTGAACACCACACAGTGGCCATTACTATTTTCATGACAGTCAGATCTTCCAGTTGGTTCTTGGCAGTGATAtagggggttttgctttgcataccTGACCAGTTTAAGAGGAGTTTTCTCCTGAGATCTTCTCTTGACTTCAACAGTTGCAATTCCATTTCTTAATggcattttggacagtaaaatTATAAGCAGGATAGTGTTCCATAGCTTTGCAGGCTACCTTTCCTTTTAGTTCCTCACTCAACTGCTCAAATTAGCTCATGGGTGTAGGCACAGCATCTTGCTTTAAGGCctaatgagtgagtgaaaaaaGCTCTAGAATCGGGGGGGGGTAACCCTACTTGAGCAACTAAAAGAGTGACCAAGCTTATCTACACAccacattttgttgttttttctcccaacattttaaattcagaAGATGAACCAGAATTGTGCATTGGAATTCAGACATATTTAAGTTCCATGCAGATGTTGTCTTTTCACATACAAAATCAGCAAGATgtgtagtttgaccagagggtGTCCAGACTGTTGCATACAGCTGTGTGATTTGTTGCTACACTATAAGTCCACTTATTAGACTGAAAGTACATTTCTCTATTTTGATGGTCCACTTTTTTGCTCTACCCTGTGTGTTGCAAATTAGGTTGGAGcgaaaatgtggaccatctgggggtCTCTTAGGACTGTTTTAATAACACCTGGATTAGGCTTGCCTATTAGATCAGCATTTCTGCTGTTACATTCCATAACTGCTGACTTCAGGTGGCATCTTCTTTATCCACGAAAGCTTCGTCCTGCAGCACGCCGCGGCCATCTGCGAGTGGGTCTTCACTGTGGTCATCCTTGTCTTCTACGGAACTTTCACCTACGAGTTTGGCACCGTCACCAGCGAGACCATGATGGCCGGCCTCCAGAGAAACCTCCCCCACGGGTCCAGCGTCATGCTCAGGGGTGGGTCTGGAGGCCTCGGGGGAGGAGCTTCAAAGGGTCTGAAGTCACCCGGAGGGAGCAGCACCTCAACACATTTAAATTGCACACCAGAGAGCATAGCTATGCTTTAGAATCACAAAGACTGCCTGAAAAGTTGCTGAGTGACAAGACAAACCCACAGAGGATGAAAAAGCAGTGTTTACTGTTTCCGGTATCCGAGTAGACCTGCATTGCACGGGTTGGTGTACCGATCTTACACTCAGAATCCAGTTTTTGGCCCTGGGTTTTGTAATCACTGGTAGTTACTTTGTGTTACAGAACAGGGATTCTCAACTCCATTCTTGGGTACCCTCTGCTCTGGTCTCAGTTTTCTCTCCTCCAGTATACCTGATCCAGCACATGAAGGAGTCAATACTTGGTAGCTATTcagcattttttgttttgagtaCCAGTAATTACAAAATCCGAGACCAGAAACTAGATTCGGGGTCCAGAGTTGAATACTTGAGAATACCTGTGGGATGGTGGTTGCACAGTCCTGATCTCGTAACGAGAATACACGTCTTGGGACAATCTGTTaaacttttggtgctggatCACGGTGCTAACAAGGGTACCACCCCTCCAAACACCGCCCAACAATTCTTGTATTCCATGCTCTGGAGTTCAATTGATTACATAAGTAAAACAGTCTAGCTAGCAAATCAGTATTGTGAGTTAACAGAGGTAGTGTATTTTTTAAGACatgtcaaatgatgttttgccGTGGGCTACATCCATGGGCTAACAACAGTCTTGTTGTCCATTGGACGGTGTTGTTGAGCACACCATCAACTCTTACCCTTCTTGGGTGTTGCATATTAGGTTGGTTTAGTAGTTTCACTGTTTGTTCCTACCCTAATAACTCTATGTTCCCtcccacatttagcccaaaagTTCTCATGCCTGTCCCTAAACGTTCTCATTACAAGATCACTTCTGGCTCCACAAGACTGATGTTTGCATTGCTCTAGGTGAGTTATGATTTAGAAGGGAAACCACTATTGCAGCGCAGGGGTAACCCAGGACTACAGTGCATATGTTGGCCTAACTTGAGGCGGGTAAGTCAACAACCACCCTTTTCACAAAATAGTTTGGCGATCAATTAAATTTACGCAGTTGCCCCACCTTACCTTGAATGTAATCAATCAGCCAGGATTCACTCACAAATGGACTTCcatgtgtggtttctgacgctgtgtgatgctgttatctataaacatggacaaaagtctAGTCTTCATGACCATGGTTGCCGTTTTTAGCCATGCTAGCATATGTTTGTCCAACACAATGTTAGATGTCTTAGCTGTTTGATTACATTTGAGCTAAAGGGAAAATTTCGTAAATCTTTTTACACTAAACTATTTTTTCACTACTGCTATCTGCAGTTGCATTTGTTCCGTCAGGTCATTTCCACTTGGTCCAGGTTTGACTTCTCCACTGGTGTAATAGAGAGGTATGATATTCGGGCCAAAACGAAAACAATAGGTCATTTCATTCGGGATCAGGAAGCTTTTGGTCAAGATAGCTTAGCTTTGGCGAGTTTTTCGATGCACATAGTTTGTGAGGTTTGTTTGTTGCTGCCTGGATTGTAGAAACCGAAGGAATGGTGAGGGGGGTTGTTATGGTAAAAGGGGCGGTCCTTcgttctgctggagtttgttACTGTTTGCCCCTTACTGTTAGACAATGAAGTATTTGCACGCTACACGATGAATGAATTAGAAATTAAgcatttttagtgttttgttttatggatCTACAGAGAGTATATTCTGAATGTGTGAGTAGCGCTCAGCTGTATTTAAggatgttactgtattagtatGACTTGTGCACACGTATGAATTTGGCGAAACAATCTAAGAATAAGATAGAATGGGTTGCGTGAAACTGAGGAAAAACGTGTCTTGATACTAATCTTGCACATCTTTTCCTTTGGAATCATGGATAAccattttgttttggttatcATTGTTAACCATTGTTTTTCCACAGCGAATTATTAACATGCCTATCtttatatcaatatatatatttaattccCTATGCTATAGGTCATGATACACATTATTCACAGGCGTCCATATCTTTCCATgtcagtgattttatttatttttttaacccgTGAGGCTTCAGCAGTTACATCCACCATAAAGTGACTGCTGATCTTTCCTTGGTTTTAGGCTGGATTTGCATGGTGCATCTTCCATGTAACTTGCGTGAAACTTGCTTGAAACTGAATTTCACTTTGATTGCATAAAGTAAAAGCCTCATGTAACTCCTTTGAAACTTGTTTGAAACTCAACTGCAACAGTTGGAAATGTTTTAAGCTTCATGAAAAAAGCCAACAGCAAAGCTGAGAATGTGTCACATTAACAGATATCATTTCAAGAGACTGAGTTTTATTGATACATTATGGATGGTAAAATGAAATAGAGGTTtggttatttataaataaatgttgtatGCTTGTTGATAACCACTTAGCTTAACTAGCTCGGTAGCTAGCCAGCAAGCTAACACCTACCTTAATTCTACTTGGTTAAACGATTTGTTTAGACATCAGTAAATTAATTTGAACACATGTAATTGGGCTTGAATTCGATATTTCCCCAAATTATTTGTATTCCATTTCGCATGTGACTCAGACTCACTCGACCAATCACTGTTGTTTCTGATGCTGGAATGGCATCAACTAGGGCTGAATAATTTGAGGAAAATagtttaaactgtttaaactgTTAATATTTCTATAATTTAAGGTTCAGGCCTGTTTATTTTTGCCAAGAAGGACAGAATATCCAtcttttctggcttgaggcttgacCTGTAGTATGCCAGTAATGTTGTTGTgatgtttggttgcttctgattggtctaattTATCTACTGGCAATTCACTAGCTCTATGTCATTAGGTTAAATTGCCCACTCAAAATTTCAGACTTCATTTATGATcatgtaggctataattaaaaaatgacagctctttctggaaaatgatactttttaaattgcgatttcaatataaaaacaattcGTTCAACTTTGGCGACAATCGAGATGACAAATCAGCTGTCTTCATCAAATAGGACTGTATCCAAAACCACGTACTACACATGCTACATTGCTGGTGTAgttttttttgacatatttatTGAGTCTGGTCATATTTGAGTTTGGAATTTTTTGCAACATTAGCCCCCTGTGTGGATCTGTTTAGCTAggtttttagtttttgaaaaAGTGATATGAAAGATTTATTTCATATAGTGATAGaaagacacaatgtaaaataaatttcGCATATTTTATACAGCCAGAAAGCTACGCTACTAGCTACTAGGCTAATGTTTCCCATATAGAAACTAGTTTCCTGTAACTGTTTCACGTAACTTCACGCAAAGTGTGGCTTGGTATGAAAAGTTTCACCGTATAAAGCCAGCCTTAAATTCATGCAAAGTTACGTTTTTAAGCCAACGTTACATTTTTGACTGATGGCCAGTTCTTGTTTTTCGTACATTTGTATTCTGTTGCCATGGTCCACCAAAGCAATTCTGCTTATTACATTTTGTATTGCAATGACTATGGCTTAGGATAGTGCTGTCAATGTGTAGTAGGAGGACACAGTAACTAGATAAACCTGAATGCCATTCTGGAAAATGGTGCCAAGGCGCTGTAGTGGTGATCTTTAAACAGATTTATGAACTTGAGAATTGTACTGGTGTCTAGGCTGGTTCCTGGGAAACCATGTATGAAAGGTCCGAGAGAGCTGCCGGGGGCCTTAATCTTCTGTTACTGCTGTTTCAGTGAGTTAGCATTTGTATTGGAGTGTTGAAGCTAACGTCAATCTGCCTGTAAAGTGGGGTCACTCATACACTGCCCATCAAGTTTGAAGACACCTTGGCTTCTTCTGAAATTCtacgtttgtttgttttcagttacacaagaaaaaagttttgttaGCCAAAGCAGGTatatgctaatgctaattaTCTTTAAGAACCATGAGCTTCCTTGGTATGAAGAGTAGGTTTTGCCTGAatagtgatttttaaaaaaaattttttttaaaatgaaaaataggcCAAAAGCACACTTTTGGTGGTGAGATGACAACAGAATGAGTGGCCTTTAGTTTTATTCACAAGCACGGTTGGCTCTGCTAAACA
This sequence is a window from Pygocentrus nattereri isolate fPygNat1 chromosome 20, fPygNat1.pri, whole genome shotgun sequence. Protein-coding genes within it:
- the tmem150aa gene encoding transmembrane protein 150Aa; the encoded protein is MTAWIVLPVSLAAFSITGIWIVYAMAVMNHHVCPVENWSYNVTCSEETAKPGFPKTCCTIQDIPLISKCGSFPPESCLFSLIGNVGAFMVVMVCLLRYAQIIEHNHHCWTNTSGLVSGFSNAVGLVMVGNFQVDHAKTLHYVGAGVAFPAGMVFVCLQCVLTYRVAVTALDYWMAHVRVALAAGSLVSLVLSGIFFIHESFVLQHAAAICEWVFTVVILVFYGTFTYEFGTVTSETMMAGLQRNLPHGSSVMLRGGSGGLGGGASKGLKSPGGSSTSTHLNCTPESIAML